In Planktothrix tepida PCC 9214, one genomic interval encodes:
- the tumA gene encoding antitoxin TumA, with protein MRKQTIQYTSPLDALVAVAKRLSLYENQQKIDSEEFFNQYNRGFLSDDILFIEWANDYRHYLALHQELAQRLNDVT; from the coding sequence ATGCGTAAACAAACCATTCAATATACATCACCGTTAGATGCCTTAGTTGCTGTTGCTAAACGACTCAGCTTATACGAAAACCAGCAAAAAATTGACTCAGAGGAATTCTTTAACCAATATAATCGCGGTTTTTTATCCGATGATATCCTATTTATAGAATGGGCTAATGATTATCGTCATTACCTTGCTTTACATCAGGAACTCGCCCAAAGACTTAATGATGTTACCTAA
- the tumE gene encoding toxin TumE: MMLPNILSDYLVQIEQAILYSSNIYVERYEEEILTPKRANLRIRLRFNQTHLLEINEAIIVADNQLDFLDYRYHFQDENNCLIFRYDSTPHFPNLPNFPHHKHLPNDVIASEKPEITQVLKEATQILASN; the protein is encoded by the coding sequence ATGATGTTACCTAATATTTTATCGGATTACCTAGTTCAGATTGAGCAAGCTATTCTATACAGTAGCAATATTTATGTTGAGCGTTATGAAGAAGAAATTTTAACTCCAAAACGGGCTAATCTAAGAATTAGATTGCGTTTCAATCAGACTCACCTACTAGAAATTAATGAAGCAATCATCGTTGCAGATAATCAATTAGATTTCCTCGATTACCGTTACCATTTTCAAGATGAAAATAATTGCCTAATTTTTCGCTATGACAGTACGCCTCATTTTCCCAATCTCCCAAACTTTCCCCATCATAAGCACTTGCCAAATGATGTGATTGCTTCTGAAAAGCCTGAAATCACTCAAGTGTTAAAAGAAGCAACTCAGATATTAGCATCAAATTGA